A single Pseudomonas brassicacearum DNA region contains:
- a CDS encoding LysR family transcriptional regulator, translating into MRLRHIEVIQALLQTGHLGTAAEWLQLPVAEVEAILRDAEAQLGFMLFASVRGRLQATRETLELREGITRVYDTLEPVQRLASSLKLYQAPPLRIICTPPLAQQLLPQSIAALRRRHPDAPCTLLSQPTRDIVHSLLLRESDLGLSLHDPEHPDIHCQTIAQGKLQLLAPHGWLQPRQKYISLQDLAGQPLIGLDGHDPLSPAFEHKLAALRPAPMIQIRVQTHQMMRAMVEAGEGLAIVDPFTASGAKGSGLDVCPVSPAIAIGLYALSLNGTPPSPALQSLLERVTEQAEALLSH; encoded by the coding sequence ATGCGTTTACGCCACATCGAAGTGATCCAGGCGCTGTTGCAAACCGGCCACCTCGGCACGGCGGCCGAATGGCTGCAACTGCCGGTGGCGGAGGTCGAGGCGATCCTGCGCGATGCCGAGGCCCAGTTGGGCTTCATGCTCTTTGCCAGCGTGCGCGGGCGTTTGCAGGCCACCCGGGAAACCCTTGAACTGCGCGAAGGCATCACGCGGGTGTACGACACCCTCGAACCGGTGCAGCGCCTGGCCAGCAGCCTGAAACTCTATCAAGCGCCGCCCTTGCGTATTATCTGCACCCCGCCGCTGGCCCAGCAATTGTTACCCCAGAGCATCGCTGCCTTGCGTCGCCGCCATCCGGATGCACCTTGCACCCTGCTCAGCCAACCGACCCGCGACATCGTCCACAGCCTGCTGTTGCGTGAAAGCGACCTGGGCCTGAGCTTGCACGATCCCGAACACCCCGACATTCATTGCCAGACGATCGCCCAAGGCAAGCTGCAATTGCTGGCACCCCACGGCTGGCTGCAACCACGGCAGAAATACATTTCACTCCAGGACCTGGCGGGCCAGCCATTGATAGGCCTGGATGGCCATGACCCGCTGAGCCCTGCGTTCGAGCATAAACTGGCGGCGTTGCGACCGGCACCGATGATCCAGATCCGCGTCCAGACCCATCAAATGATGCGCGCCATGGTCGAGGCCGGCGAAGGTCTTGCCATCGTCGACCCGTTCACTGCCTCCGGTGCCAAGGGCAGTGGCCTGGACGTCTGCCCGGTATCGCCCGCCATTGCGATTGGCCTCTATGCCCTGAGCCTGAACGGCACGCCGCCCTCACCCGCCCTCCAATCGCTGCTGGAACGGGTTACGGAACAAGCCGAGGCGTTGTTGAGCCACTGA
- a CDS encoding GNAT family N-acetyltransferase, translating into MQPVMNPKHPGLSVRVVDDGFAAYIWGSDFSFEVSDYATAQIGRPVGQWPVTPIVPYRKCYGIDPEEFSSFRDAPDSEIFMAYLDDQPVGHLVVSTNWNGYAHIDELAVHAPARRHGVAKALLDVAQFWSRKKKLPGIMLETQNNNLGACRLYERCGYVLGGIDHLRYRGIDRHTAEVALFWYRLFDDPLGMSISGSTTPRLVP; encoded by the coding sequence ATGCAACCGGTCATGAATCCCAAGCACCCCGGCTTGTCGGTGCGCGTCGTCGATGACGGCTTTGCCGCCTATATCTGGGGCAGTGATTTCAGTTTCGAAGTCAGCGATTACGCGACGGCGCAGATCGGCCGGCCCGTCGGCCAGTGGCCGGTGACGCCCATTGTTCCCTATCGCAAGTGCTATGGCATCGATCCCGAGGAGTTCAGCAGTTTTCGCGACGCCCCGGACAGCGAGATCTTCATGGCTTATCTCGATGACCAGCCCGTGGGGCATCTGGTGGTCAGTACCAACTGGAACGGCTATGCCCACATCGACGAGTTGGCGGTACACGCCCCGGCCCGTCGCCATGGGGTGGCCAAGGCGTTGCTCGATGTCGCCCAGTTCTGGAGCCGCAAGAAAAAACTGCCGGGCATCATGCTCGAGACCCAGAACAACAATCTGGGTGCGTGCCGGCTCTATGAGCGTTGCGGTTACGTGCTTGGCGGTATCGATCACCTGCGCTATCGCGGCATTGACCGGCATACCGCTGAAGTGGCGTTGTTCTGGTACCGGTTGTTCGACGATCCGCTGGGCATGTCGATCAGTGGCTCAACAACGCCTCGGCTTGTTCCGTAA
- the dnaQ gene encoding DNA polymerase III subunit epsilon: MANRSVVLDTETTGMPVTDGHRIIEIGCVELIGRRLTGRHFHVYLQPDRESDEGAIGVHGITNEFLVGKPRFAEVADEFFEFIQGAQLIIHNAAFDVGFINNEFALMGQHDRADITQHCTILDTLMMARERHPGQRNSLDALCKRYGVDNSGRELHGALLDSEILADVYLTMTGGQTSLSLAGNASDGNGTGEGSGNQATEIRRLPADRQPSRIIRASESDLAEHAARLEAIAKSAGAPALWTQLAESQAASHG; encoded by the coding sequence ATGGCCAACAGATCTGTAGTACTGGATACCGAAACCACCGGCATGCCGGTGACCGATGGTCACCGGATCATTGAAATCGGTTGTGTCGAGCTGATCGGCCGGCGCCTGACCGGTCGCCATTTCCACGTTTACCTGCAACCGGATCGCGAAAGTGACGAGGGCGCCATCGGCGTGCACGGCATCACCAACGAGTTTTTGGTGGGCAAGCCGCGCTTCGCCGAAGTGGCCGATGAGTTCTTCGAATTCATCCAAGGCGCGCAGTTGATCATCCATAATGCGGCGTTCGACGTCGGGTTCATCAACAACGAATTTGCCCTGATGGGCCAGCACGACCGGGCCGACATTACCCAGCATTGCACCATCCTCGATACCTTGATGATGGCCCGGGAACGCCATCCTGGGCAGCGCAACAGCCTCGACGCCTTGTGCAAGCGCTACGGCGTCGACAACTCCGGTCGTGAACTGCACGGCGCCTTGCTCGACTCCGAGATCCTGGCCGACGTCTACCTGACCATGACCGGCGGCCAGACCAGCCTGTCCCTGGCCGGTAACGCCTCGGACGGTAACGGTACTGGCGAAGGCTCTGGCAACCAGGCCACGGAAATCCGCCGTTTGCCCGCTGACCGCCAGCCATCGCGGATCATCCGTGCCAGCGAAAGCGACCTGGCCGAACATGCCGCGCGTCTGGAAGCCATCGCCAAGTCCGCAGGTGCTCCGGCATTGTGGACGCAGTTGGCCGAGTCGCAGGCCGCTTCGCACGGATGA
- the rnhA gene encoding ribonuclease HI, whose product MSDSVELFTDGACKGNPGPGGWGALLVCKGVEKELWGGETNTTNNRMELMGAIRGLEELKRPCDVLLVTDSQYVMKGINEWMANWKKRGWKTAAKEPVKNADLWKLLDEQVNRHNVTWKWVRGHIGHHGNERADQLANRGVDEVRGYKQA is encoded by the coding sequence ATGAGCGATAGCGTAGAACTCTTCACTGATGGCGCCTGCAAAGGCAACCCCGGTCCGGGCGGCTGGGGCGCGTTGCTGGTGTGCAAGGGCGTGGAGAAGGAACTCTGGGGCGGCGAAACCAATACCACCAACAATCGCATGGAACTGATGGGTGCGATCCGTGGCCTGGAAGAGCTCAAGCGGCCCTGCGATGTGCTGCTGGTGACCGACTCGCAGTACGTCATGAAAGGCATCAACGAGTGGATGGCGAACTGGAAAAAGCGCGGCTGGAAGACGGCGGCGAAGGAACCGGTGAAAAATGCCGACCTCTGGAAGCTGCTGGATGAGCAGGTCAACCGCCACAACGTCACTTGGAAATGGGTGCGCGGCCACATCGGCCACCACGGCAACGAACGCGCCGACCAGTTGGCCAATCGTGGGGTCGATGAGGTTCGGGGCTACAAGCAGGCCTGA
- a CDS encoding class I SAM-dependent methyltransferase: MTDEAFAQADPDWLALISAAREWLSGPVGQFLLEEERHMLEDELGRFFGGYLVHYGPSAQTPPSAPQVQRNVRLGAPLPGVEIVCEEQAWPLSEHAADVVVMQHGLDFCLSPHGLLREAASSVRPGGHLLIIGINPWSAWGLRHVFAHDALRQARCISASRVGDWLNLLGFALEKRRFGCYRPPLASPKWQARLAGWERKAGDWQLSGGGFYLLVARKIAVGLRPVRQARREPMGKLIPLPMAKVNRRHIGP; the protein is encoded by the coding sequence ATGACCGATGAAGCGTTCGCTCAGGCTGATCCTGACTGGTTGGCGTTGATCAGTGCCGCCCGTGAATGGCTGTCCGGCCCTGTCGGGCAATTTTTGCTGGAAGAAGAACGGCACATGCTCGAAGACGAGTTGGGCCGGTTCTTCGGCGGCTATCTGGTGCACTACGGACCTTCGGCGCAGACGCCGCCGTCGGCACCGCAAGTCCAGCGCAACGTGCGCCTGGGGGCGCCGTTGCCCGGGGTGGAAATCGTCTGCGAGGAGCAGGCCTGGCCGTTGAGCGAACATGCCGCCGACGTGGTGGTCATGCAGCACGGCCTGGATTTCTGCCTGTCGCCCCACGGTTTGTTGCGTGAAGCCGCCAGCAGCGTGCGCCCCGGCGGGCACCTGTTGATCATCGGCATCAACCCCTGGAGCGCTTGGGGCTTGCGTCATGTCTTTGCTCATGACGCCTTGCGCCAGGCCCGCTGCATCTCGGCGTCGAGGGTTGGCGACTGGCTCAACCTGCTGGGCTTTGCGCTGGAGAAACGCCGCTTCGGGTGCTATCGTCCGCCGCTTGCATCGCCCAAGTGGCAGGCGCGCCTGGCCGGCTGGGAGCGCAAGGCCGGTGACTGGCAGCTGTCCGGCGGCGGCTTCTACCTATTGGTGGCGCGCAAGATCGCGGTCGGGCTGCGCCCGGTGCGCCAGGCGCGACGCGAGCCGATGGGCAAACTGATTCCCTTGCCAATGGCCAAGGTCAATCGTCGCCACATCGGGCCGTAA
- the gloB gene encoding hydroxyacylglutathione hydrolase translates to MIQISALPAFTDNYIWLLQDHSTQRCAVVDPGDAAPVQAWLEAHPGWVLSDILITHHHHDHVGGVQVLKNATNATVHGPASENIPARDKALHDNDKVSVLGWDFDVYAVPGHTLGHIAYYHHGLLFCGDTLFAAGCGRLFEGTPAQMHHSLSRLAALPEDTLIYCTHEYTLSNLKFAAAVEPGNPDIAARLEKVSRQRSEGIMTLPSTLALEKLTNPFLRTTETSVKQKADERNGQRNQTPSEVFAALRAWKDKF, encoded by the coding sequence ATGATACAGATCAGTGCCCTGCCCGCATTCACCGATAACTACATCTGGTTGTTACAGGATCACTCTACCCAACGGTGCGCCGTGGTCGACCCGGGTGACGCCGCGCCGGTGCAGGCCTGGCTCGAGGCCCATCCGGGCTGGGTCCTGAGCGACATCTTGATCACCCACCATCATCATGATCACGTCGGCGGCGTCCAGGTACTGAAAAATGCGACGAACGCCACCGTCCATGGCCCGGCCAGCGAAAACATCCCGGCGCGGGACAAGGCCCTGCATGACAACGACAAGGTCAGCGTGCTCGGCTGGGACTTCGATGTCTACGCCGTGCCTGGCCATACGCTGGGGCACATCGCCTACTACCACCACGGCCTGCTGTTCTGTGGCGACACCCTGTTCGCTGCCGGTTGCGGCCGGCTCTTCGAAGGCACGCCTGCGCAAATGCACCACTCGCTCAGTCGCCTCGCCGCCCTGCCTGAAGATACGCTGATCTACTGCACCCATGAATATACCCTCAGCAACCTGAAATTCGCGGCCGCCGTGGAGCCAGGCAATCCGGACATCGCCGCCCGCCTGGAAAAAGTCAGCCGACAACGCAGCGAAGGCATCATGACACTGCCCTCGACCCTGGCCCTGGAAAAACTCACCAACCCGTTCCTGCGCACGACTGAAACATCCGTTAAACAAAAAGCAGACGAACGGAATGGCCAGCGAAACCAGACGCCAAGTGAGGTTTTTGCGGCCTTGAGAGCTTGGAAAGATAAGTTCTAA
- a CDS encoding transglycosylase SLT domain-containing protein — translation MSSSIRRSVQSDTLTRLAQAIAVAVSATLAGCQSTSQLPQTDAAHTPNIAARAKQKPLWLSEKPSPQVPQDVWERMRQGFQLQETAGVNPRIEQQRLWFASNPSFLENAGERGSLYIHYIVERLEERNMPLELALLPVIESAYNPMAYSRANAVGLWQFIPSTGRYFNLRQTRFYDGRRDITASTTAALDYLTRLHDMFNGDWLLALAAYNAGEGTVSRAIERNEKLGLPTDYWNLPLPSETQAYVPKLLALSQVVLSPEAYGVNLNPIANEPYFQVVEINQRMDLSKVAAVANIDEDELFQLNPAFKQRTTIDGPQHLLVPTSKAQLLAASLSTMRPEELISQRSPKPVFESTDDSDLAGARRTYRVKRGDNLGQIAKANNVRTKDLQRWNKLRGSKLKIGQTLVMLDATPTKAKGKRISTVVAANTKGKKKQTQYKVKQGDSLYVVAKRFNVEMQHLKRWNPRMGKALKPGQMLTVYSPH, via the coding sequence ATGTCGTCATCTATACGTAGGTCCGTCCAGTCAGACACTTTGACCCGCTTGGCTCAAGCCATCGCGGTGGCTGTGTCAGCCACATTGGCGGGCTGCCAGAGCACGAGCCAGCTGCCGCAGACCGACGCGGCCCATACGCCGAATATCGCCGCTCGCGCCAAGCAGAAGCCGCTATGGCTCAGTGAAAAACCCAGCCCCCAAGTACCCCAGGATGTCTGGGAGCGCATGCGCCAGGGCTTCCAGCTGCAGGAAACGGCCGGCGTCAACCCGCGTATCGAGCAACAGCGCCTGTGGTTCGCCAGCAACCCCTCCTTCCTGGAAAACGCCGGCGAGCGCGGCAGCCTGTACATTCATTACATCGTCGAACGCCTCGAAGAGCGCAACATGCCGCTGGAGCTGGCGCTGCTGCCGGTGATCGAGAGTGCCTACAACCCCATGGCCTATTCCCGGGCCAACGCAGTGGGCCTGTGGCAATTCATCCCGTCCACGGGGCGTTACTTCAACCTGCGCCAGACCCGCTTTTATGACGGGCGTCGCGATATCACCGCCTCCACCACGGCCGCCCTGGACTACCTGACGCGCCTGCACGACATGTTCAACGGTGACTGGTTGCTGGCGCTGGCAGCCTACAACGCCGGCGAAGGCACGGTCAGCCGCGCCATCGAGCGCAACGAGAAGCTTGGCCTGCCCACCGACTACTGGAACCTGCCGCTGCCCAGCGAGACCCAGGCCTATGTGCCAAAGTTGCTGGCGCTGTCCCAGGTGGTGCTCTCGCCCGAAGCCTATGGCGTGAACCTCAACCCGATCGCCAACGAACCGTATTTCCAGGTCGTCGAGATCAACCAGCGCATGGACCTGTCCAAGGTCGCCGCCGTGGCCAACATCGACGAAGACGAGTTGTTCCAGCTCAACCCGGCCTTCAAGCAGCGCACCACCATCGATGGCCCCCAGCACCTGCTGGTGCCAACGTCCAAGGCCCAGTTGCTGGCCGCCAGCCTGTCGACCATGCGCCCGGAAGAACTGATCAGCCAGCGCTCGCCCAAGCCGGTGTTTGAATCGACCGACGACAGCGACTTGGCAGGTGCAAGACGCACCTACCGCGTCAAGCGCGGCGACAACCTCGGCCAGATCGCCAAGGCCAACAACGTCCGGACCAAGGACTTGCAACGCTGGAACAAGCTGCGTGGCAGCAAGCTCAAGATCGGCCAGACCCTGGTGATGCTGGACGCCACGCCCACCAAGGCCAAAGGCAAGCGCATCAGCACCGTGGTGGCCGCCAATACCAAGGGCAAGAAGAAGCAAACCCAATACAAGGTCAAGCAGGGTGATTCGTTGTACGTCGTCGCCAAGCGCTTCAACGTGGAAATGCAGCACCTCAAGCGCTGGAACCCGCGGATGGGCAAGGCACTCAAGCCTGGGCAGATGCTGACGGTCTATTCCCCGCATTGA
- a CDS encoding extracellular solute-binding protein encodes MIRPLLLLLIGLALSSPASATISESHGYAQFGTLKYPARFTHFDWVNPQAPKGGVLRVMAFGTFDTLNPYTFKGSSPVSTPNFLQYGINELNEPLMVGTGQYAPSGDEPTSSYGLIAQSVQYSEDRSWVVFNLRPEARFHDGVPITAYDVAFSYRTLLKEGHPQYRTNLQEVLRVDILNPLKIRFVFKRAGNPLLILRLGELPVLPQHYWKGRDFKATTFEPPLGSGPYRITKVQPGRQLVFERVKNYWGKDLPVNRGKYNYDRMDVEFYRDSEVAFEAFKAGEFDIYIEHQAKNWANGYQFPAVNRGDVIKAQIPHQIPTQTQGLFMNTRRNTFAEVKVREALGLMFDFEWTNRTLFSGAYKRTLSYYPNSEFSATGLPVGHEWLLLKPYRDQLPPKLLTEPFSLSKTDGRGIPRETLRKALGLLKEAGWSLNGQRLLNADRQPLSFEILLVNPNLERILQPYVENLASIGIQARLRTVDRAQYKQRLDQFDFDMILLTLGQTLSPGLEQWQYFHSSQAGVKGSKNYAGIANPVVDHLLEKLLAAQTRDEQVAAGKALDRVLLWQHYCIPNWYLNYHRLAYRNRFAFVTTPPYTLGLSAWWLKSSEKDQ; translated from the coding sequence TTGATACGTCCCCTCCTCTTGCTCCTGATCGGCCTGGCCTTGAGCTCTCCCGCCAGCGCAACCATCAGCGAAAGCCATGGCTATGCGCAGTTTGGCACGCTCAAGTACCCGGCCAGATTCACCCACTTCGACTGGGTCAACCCGCAAGCGCCCAAGGGCGGAGTCTTGCGGGTCATGGCATTCGGCACCTTCGATACGCTCAACCCCTATACATTCAAGGGCAGTAGCCCGGTTTCCACGCCCAATTTCCTGCAATACGGCATCAATGAGCTGAATGAACCCCTGATGGTCGGCACAGGCCAGTACGCACCATCCGGTGACGAACCGACGTCGAGCTATGGCCTGATCGCCCAGTCGGTGCAATACAGCGAAGACCGCAGCTGGGTCGTGTTCAACCTGCGACCCGAAGCGCGCTTTCATGATGGCGTGCCCATTACCGCCTATGACGTGGCGTTCTCCTACAGGACGCTGCTCAAGGAAGGCCACCCGCAATACCGCACCAACCTGCAGGAAGTACTGCGGGTCGACATTCTCAATCCGCTGAAAATCCGCTTTGTCTTCAAGCGCGCGGGCAACCCGCTGCTGATCCTGCGCCTGGGTGAACTGCCGGTGTTGCCCCAGCATTACTGGAAAGGCCGCGATTTCAAGGCGACGACCTTCGAACCGCCCCTGGGCAGCGGGCCGTATCGCATCACCAAGGTGCAACCAGGTCGCCAGTTGGTCTTCGAACGGGTCAAGAACTACTGGGGCAAGGACCTGCCAGTCAATCGTGGCAAGTACAACTACGACCGCATGGACGTGGAGTTTTACCGTGACAGCGAGGTCGCCTTCGAAGCCTTCAAGGCTGGCGAGTTCGATATCTACATCGAACACCAGGCCAAGAACTGGGCCAACGGCTACCAATTCCCGGCGGTCAATCGGGGCGATGTCATCAAGGCGCAAATCCCCCACCAGATCCCGACCCAGACCCAGGGTCTGTTCATGAACACCCGGCGCAACACGTTTGCCGAGGTCAAGGTACGTGAAGCCCTGGGGCTGATGTTCGATTTCGAGTGGACCAACCGCACACTGTTCAGCGGCGCCTACAAGCGCACCCTCAGCTACTACCCCAACAGCGAATTCTCCGCCACCGGCCTGCCAGTGGGCCATGAGTGGCTGCTGCTCAAGCCGTACCGGGACCAATTGCCACCCAAACTGCTCACCGAACCCTTCAGCCTGTCCAAGACCGACGGTCGCGGCATCCCCCGGGAAACCTTGCGCAAGGCCCTGGGCCTGTTGAAGGAAGCCGGCTGGAGCCTTAACGGCCAGCGCCTGCTCAATGCCGACCGCCAGCCCCTGAGTTTCGAAATCCTGCTGGTGAACCCGAACCTGGAGCGCATCCTGCAGCCCTACGTCGAAAACCTCGCCAGCATCGGCATCCAGGCCCGACTACGCACGGTGGACCGCGCCCAGTACAAGCAGCGCCTGGACCAGTTCGACTTCGACATGATCCTGCTGACCCTGGGCCAGACCCTCAGCCCCGGCCTTGAGCAATGGCAGTACTTCCACTCCAGCCAGGCCGGGGTCAAGGGCAGCAAGAACTACGCAGGGATCGCCAACCCGGTGGTCGACCATCTGCTGGAAAAATTGCTCGCCGCCCAAACCCGCGACGAACAGGTCGCCGCCGGCAAAGCCCTGGATCGGGTGCTGCTGTGGCAGCATTACTGCATTCCCAACTGGTATCTCAATTATCATCGCCTGGCGTACCGCAACCGGTTCGCCTTCGTCACCACGCCGCCCTACACCCTGGGCCTGAGCGCATGGTGGCTGAAATCTTCGGAGAAAGATCAATGA
- a CDS encoding extracellular solute-binding protein, protein MKLLRALLLQASSLLFAGLACAAPQHALTLYNEPPKYPANFKHFDYVNPDAPKGGIFRQGGFGGFDSLNPFISKGVPADDIGLIYDTLAKQGLDEPFTEYGLIAEKIEKAPDNAWVRFYLRPEARFNDGHPVRAEDVVFSFQTLTKDGAPMFRGYYNDVADVIAEDPLKVLFKFKHTNNRELPLILGQLPVLPKHWWAERDFSKGNLEPPLGSGPYKVAEVKAGRSIRYERVKDYWGKDLPVNRGFYNFDVLVTDYYRDNTVAVEALKAGQFDFWLEMTAKNWANAYNIPAVTEGRLIKEQIPNGNPTGMQGFVYNLRRPIFQDVRVRKALSLLLDFEWTNKQLFNGAYARTRSYFENSEMAATGLPGEDELKILEPLRGKIPEQVFTEAFQPSVCDGSGMIRNQQRKAYQLLQEAGWRIADDKMVDAQGKPVVLEFLLAQTEFERILLPFKRNLSDLGIELVIRRVDVSQYINRVRSRDFDLVVSSFPQSSSPGNEQREFWMSAAADKPGSRNTMGLKDPAVDQLVEQLINADSRQSLVAHARALDRVLQWGYYVIPNWHIKTWRVAYWNHIGHPKITPTYDIGTTTWWVKPEVKPADEVEKQVIEQQIAAPASVE, encoded by the coding sequence ATGAAGCTTCTACGAGCCCTGCTCCTGCAGGCCAGCAGCCTGTTATTCGCCGGGCTGGCCTGTGCCGCACCGCAGCATGCCCTGACCTTGTACAACGAGCCGCCGAAATACCCGGCGAACTTCAAGCATTTCGACTACGTCAACCCGGACGCGCCCAAAGGCGGAATCTTCCGCCAGGGCGGTTTTGGGGGCTTCGACAGCCTCAACCCGTTCATCAGCAAAGGCGTGCCGGCCGATGACATCGGCCTGATCTACGACACCCTGGCCAAGCAGGGCCTGGACGAACCTTTCACCGAATATGGCCTGATCGCCGAAAAAATCGAGAAAGCCCCGGACAATGCCTGGGTGCGCTTCTACCTGCGCCCCGAAGCCCGTTTCAACGACGGCCATCCGGTACGCGCAGAAGACGTGGTCTTCAGCTTTCAGACCCTGACCAAGGACGGCGCGCCGATGTTTCGCGGCTATTACAACGACGTCGCCGACGTCATCGCCGAAGACCCGCTCAAAGTCCTGTTCAAGTTCAAACACACCAATAATCGCGAACTGCCGTTGATCCTCGGCCAATTGCCGGTATTGCCAAAACACTGGTGGGCCGAACGCGACTTCAGCAAGGGCAACCTGGAGCCCCCCCTGGGCAGCGGCCCCTACAAGGTCGCCGAAGTAAAGGCCGGACGCTCGATCCGCTATGAGCGGGTCAAGGACTACTGGGGCAAGGACCTGCCGGTCAACCGCGGCTTCTATAATTTCGACGTACTGGTGACCGACTACTATCGCGACAACACCGTCGCGGTCGAGGCCTTGAAAGCCGGGCAGTTCGATTTCTGGTTGGAAATGACCGCCAAGAACTGGGCCAACGCCTACAACATCCCGGCCGTGACCGAAGGCCGGCTGATCAAGGAACAGATCCCCAACGGCAACCCCACCGGCATGCAGGGTTTTGTCTACAACCTGCGCCGGCCGATCTTCCAGGACGTGCGGGTGCGCAAGGCCTTGAGCCTGCTGCTGGACTTCGAGTGGACCAACAAGCAACTGTTCAACGGCGCCTATGCCCGCACCCGCAGCTATTTCGAGAATTCGGAAATGGCCGCCACCGGGCTGCCCGGCGAAGACGAGTTGAAGATCCTCGAGCCCCTGCGCGGCAAGATTCCCGAGCAGGTCTTCACCGAGGCGTTCCAGCCTTCGGTGTGTGACGGCAGCGGCATGATCCGCAACCAGCAGCGCAAGGCTTACCAATTGCTGCAAGAAGCGGGCTGGCGCATCGCCGACGACAAGATGGTCGATGCCCAAGGTAAACCCGTGGTGCTGGAATTCCTGCTGGCCCAGACCGAGTTCGAGCGGATACTGCTGCCTTTCAAGCGCAACTTGAGCGACCTGGGCATCGAACTGGTCATCCGCCGGGTGGACGTATCCCAGTACATCAATCGCGTGCGCTCCCGGGACTTCGACCTGGTGGTGAGCAGCTTCCCGCAATCCAGTTCGCCGGGGAACGAACAGCGCGAGTTCTGGATGTCCGCCGCCGCCGACAAGCCCGGCAGCCGCAACACCATGGGCCTCAAGGACCCTGCAGTGGACCAGTTGGTGGAGCAACTGATCAACGCCGACTCGCGCCAGAGCCTGGTGGCCCACGCCCGTGCGCTGGATCGGGTTCTGCAATGGGGCTACTACGTGATCCCCAACTGGCACATCAAAACCTGGCGCGTGGCCTACTGGAACCACATCGGTCATCCGAAAATCACGCCAACTTATGACATCGGCACCACCACCTGGTGGGTCAAGCCAGAGGTCAAGCCGGCCGATGAAGTAGAAAAGCAGGTCATCGAGCAGCAAATCGCCGCCCCTGCGAGCGTGGAGTAA
- a CDS encoding microcin C ABC transporter permease YejB gives MLAYIFRRLLLIIPTLFGILLINFIIIQAAPGGPVEQMIAKLEGFEGATSRIAGGGAEVSVAGSSYRGAQGLDPALIKEIEHMYGFDKSAPERLWIMIKNYAHLDFGDSFFRDAKVIDLIKEKMPVSISLGLWSTLIMYLVSIPLGIAKATRHGSHFDVWTSSAIIIGYAIPSFLFAILLIVVFAGGSYFDWFPLRGLTSNNFDELSMGGKILDYFWHLALPVTALVIGNFATMTLLTKNSFLDEINKQYVVTAKAKGLTRNRVLYGHVFRNAMLLVIAGFPSAFIGIFFTGSLLVEVIFSLDGLGLMSFEAAINRDYPVVFGTLFIFTLLGLVVKLIGDLTYTFVDPRIDFESREH, from the coding sequence ATGCTGGCTTATATTTTTCGGCGACTGCTGCTGATCATCCCGACGCTGTTCGGCATTCTGTTGATCAACTTCATCATCATCCAGGCCGCGCCCGGCGGGCCGGTGGAACAGATGATCGCCAAGCTCGAGGGCTTCGAAGGCGCCACCAGCCGCATTGCCGGCGGCGGTGCCGAGGTGTCGGTGGCCGGTTCTTCCTACCGCGGTGCCCAGGGCCTGGACCCGGCGCTGATCAAGGAAATCGAGCACATGTACGGCTTCGACAAGTCGGCGCCCGAACGCCTGTGGATCATGATCAAGAACTACGCGCACCTGGACTTTGGCGACAGTTTCTTCCGCGATGCCAAGGTCATCGACCTGATCAAGGAAAAGATGCCGGTGTCCATCTCCCTCGGGCTATGGAGCACGCTGATCATGTACCTGGTGTCGATCCCGCTGGGGATCGCCAAAGCCACGCGGCACGGCAGCCATTTCGACGTATGGACCAGTTCGGCAATCATCATCGGCTACGCAATCCCGTCGTTCCTGTTCGCCATCCTGTTGATCGTGGTGTTTGCCGGCGGCAGCTATTTCGACTGGTTTCCGTTGCGCGGGCTGACCTCCAACAACTTTGACGAATTGAGCATGGGCGGCAAGATCCTCGATTACTTCTGGCACCTGGCCTTGCCCGTGACCGCCCTGGTGATCGGAAACTTCGCCACCATGACCCTGCTGACCAAGAACAGCTTCCTCGACGAAATCAACAAGCAATACGTGGTCACCGCCAAGGCCAAGGGCCTGACCCGCAACCGCGTGCTCTACGGCCATGTGTTCCGCAACGCCATGTTGCTGGTGATCGCCGGTTTCCCTTCGGCATTCATCGGGATTTTCTTTACCGGTTCCCTGCTGGTGGAAGTGATCTTCTCCCTCGATGGCCTGGGCCTGATGAGTTTCGAAGCGGCCATCAACCGCGATTACCCGGTGGTGTTTGGCACGCTGTTCATTTTCACCTTGCTGGGGCTGGTGGTGAAGCTGATCGGCGATTTGACCTACACCTTTGTCGATCCGCGTATCGACTTCGAAAGCCGGGAGCATTGA